A stretch of DNA from Yoonia sp. G8-12:
AGGCTGCGGGCGGTCGTGTTGGCGGCGTGGGCGGATTTCCATTGGTTCATGCCCTCGGTCCGGCCTTGGTAGATGACGCCTTTGGTATCGCACATGATGCAGTTGTCGTGTTTGGCGCCCATCGCCTTGAGCAGTTCAAGACAGGCAATCCCGGCGGCACCGGCGCCATTCAGAACGATCTTGACCTCTTCAATTTTCTTACCCGACAGATGTAGCGCGTTCAGCAGACCTGCAGCGCAAATCACCGCTGTGCCGTGCTGATCGTCATGGAACACAGGGATGTCCATCTGCTCTTTCAGCGTCTGTTCGATGATAAAGCATTCGGGCGCTTTGATATCTTCCAGATTGATACCGCCAAACGTGGGGCCCATCAGGCGAACCGCCTTGATGAATTCCTCGGGGTCTTCGGTATCAAGTTCGATGTCGATGGAATTGACATCGGCAAAGCGTTTGAACAGGACAGATTTACCCTCCATCACCGGTTTGCTGCCTAGCGCGCCCAGATTGCCAAGGCCAAGAACCGCTGTACCGTTGGAAATGACGGCGACCAGATTGCCTTTGTTGGTGTAATCATAGGCCAGCGCGGGGTTTGCTGCGATTTCCTCGCACGGGATTGCGACACCGGGGGAATAAGCCAGCGACAGATCGCGTTGCGTGGTCATCGGGACAGTTGCCTGAATTTCCCATTTGCCCGGCGTTGGATGCATGTGAAATTGCAGTGCATCTTCGCGGGTAAGTTTATTCTTTGGCATAGTGTCCCCCCATTTCAGTCCGTAAGACATAGCGGTTTCTGCCAGCGGGCTGCAACGGGTTCATTTCGTGCTTTCGTAGCTTTCATGGGCTGTTAATGTGCGCGGGATGATCCGGGGGATGCATGACCAGCACCAAAGCCACCACAACGCCGATGATGGCACAATATCTGGAGATCAAGGCCGCACATCCGGATGCGATCCTGTTTTACCGGATGGGTGATTTCTACGAGATGTTTTTTGACGATGCGGTCGCCGCAGCCGAGGCGCTGGATATCGCGCTGACCAAACGCGGCAAGCATGACGGTCAGGACATTCCGATGTGCGGTGTGCCGCATCATGCCGCCGAAGGATATTTCCTGACGCTGATCCGCAAAGGGTTTCGCGTGGCGGTTTGCGAACAGATGGAAAGCCCCGCCGAGGCGAAGAAACGCGGGTACAAGGCGGTCGTGAAACGCGAGGTCGTGCGTTTGGTCACACCCGGCACGTTGACCGAAGATTCCTTGCTGGATGCACGGCGGCATAATTTTCTGGCGGCTTATCACAGCGTGCGGGATCAGGGCGCTTTGGCTTGGGTCGATATTTCAACGGGCGCGTTTCATGTGATGCCGTGCAGTGGCCCGCAATTGGGGCCCGAGCTGGCGAGATTGACCCCGCGCGAGGTGATTGTTGCAGATGGCGCGGAGGCGGATTGGGCAGGAATAGTGTCTGATTCCGGTGCGACGCTCACAACGCTCGGTGCGGCGGCTTTTGATAGTGTTTCAGGCGAAAAGCGCCTGTGTAGTGTCTATAAAGTCGGATCTCTGGATGCTTTTGGCAACTTTGGCCGCGCCGAGGTGGGTGCCATGTCTGCCGTGGCCGAATATCTGGATATTACGCAACGCGGAAACCTGCCTTTGCTGCGTCCACCAGTGCAGGAAGGCCAGTCTGCGGCGATGCAAATTGATGCCGCGACGCGCAGATCGCTGGAATTGAGCCATGCGATGAACGGCGGGCGGCAAGGATCACTCTTGCACTGTATTGATCGTACCGTCACTGCCGGTGGTGCGCGTTTGCTCGAACGGCGGCTGGCGTCGCCGTCTTGCAATGTTGATATGATTGCAGGACGGCTTGATGCGGTGGGCTTTTTGGCGGATCAGGCGCGGCTGACCGAGGATATCCGCGGTAATCTGCGGGGCGTGCATGACATGGACCGTGCGCTGTCGCGATTGGCGCTGGATCGCGGTGGGCCGCGGGATATGGCGGCTATTCGCAACACGATTGGACAGGCGATTGCGCTGTCACAGCGGCTGCCGGATGATTTACCCCCGAATTTGGCCACTGCGACACAGGATTTGACAGGGCATGAGGCGCTGCTGGATTTGCTGGACGAGGCGCTGATCGCGGAACCGCCGCTTTTGTCACGCGATGGCGGGTTTATTGCGCCGGGGTATGATGCCGAACTGGATGAAGTGCGCACGCTGCGCGACGAGGGGCGGTCCGTGATTGCGGGGATGCAAGCGGATTATATTGAACAATCCGGCGTGCCGTCGTTGAAGATCAAGCACAACAATGTGCTGGGCTATTTCATTGAGACCACGGCGACACATGCCGGCAAAATGATGGCGGCCCCACTGAGTGAAACCTTTATCCATCGTCAAACGACCGCCAATCAAGTGCGCTTCACAACCGTTGCACTGTCCGAGATTGAAACACGAATTTTGAATGCAGGTGGCAGGGCGTTAGAGATTGAAAAAAGACTCTATTCCAGCCTAACAGAGGCAATCGTGGCGCAAGCAGGGCCGCTGGGTGCCTTAGCCCGCGCGCTGTCTGAAATTGATTTGAACGCTGGATTGGCCCAGTTGGCTGTGACCGAAGGCTGGGTCCGGCCAAAGGTCGATGATAGCCGCGCCTTTGAAATATCGGGCGGTCGACATCCAGTGGTTGAGGCCGCCCTGCAGAAAGATGGCGCACCGTTTATTGCAAATGATTGCGGGCTGACCGAGACCCCTATTTGGTTGCTGACCGGTCCAAACATGGCAGGTAAATCCACGTTCTTGCGGCAGAACGCCCTACTGGCGATTTTGGCGCAAATGGGTAGTTTTGTGCCTGCCACCGGCGCACATATCGGGATTGTCAGCCAGTTGTTCAGCCGCGTCGGTGCATCTGATGATCTGGCGCGGGGGCGGTCGACCTTTATGGTCGAGATGGTGGAAACGGCCGCCATCCTGAACCAAGCGGATGATCGTGCGTTGGTAATTCTCGATGAAATCGGGCGCGGAACCGCGACTTATGATGGATTGTCGATTGCATGGGCGACGTTAGAGCATTTGCATGATGTGAACAGATGCCGCGCTTTGTTTGCAACGCATTACCATGAGATGTCTGCGCTATCCGCAAAGCTGGATGGTGTGGATAACGCGACGGTCACTGTCAAAGAGTGGGAAGGCGACGTCATTTTCCTGCATGAGGTGAAGCGCGGGACCGCTGATCGGAGTTATGGCGTGCAGGTCGCGCGTTTGGCGGGATTGCCACCTGTTGTAGTGGAACGCGCCAAGGTGGTTCTGGAGGCGTTGGAAAAAGGCGAGCGTGAGGGCGGTGGAGCGCAAAAGGCGATTATCGATGATCTACCGCTGTTTTCGGCAACGCCCGCGCCTATCCAAAGTGCGCCAAAACCGTCCGAGATTGAAGACCGGTTGCGGGCGGTGCACCCCGATGAGCTGAGCCCTCGGGATGCGCTGGATTTGATTTATGAGTTACGGTCGAAACTGTAAGGTGGGTTTAACCCACCCTACGACGCGGGCATTGATGACACGCCAACCTGCGCGGGACGCAAAAGCCGGTCGTGCAGCATGAAACCCTCGGCGGCGACTTGAATAATCTCGCCTGCTTTGGTGCCGGGAACGGGTGCCTCGAACATTGCCTGATGCATTTGTGGATCGAATTTATCACCCACTTCGGGTGTAATAGGGTCGATTCCGTGCTTTTTGAACACGCTGATCAATTCCCGCATGGTCAGTTCGACACCTTCAAGCAAAGCCTTGTTCGCCTCTTGCTCGGCCTCGGCTGAGGACTGCAAAGCGCGGCGTAGGTTGTCGTAGACAGGCAGCATATCACGGGCGAGTTTTGACCCACCATAGTTCTCGGCTTCACGACGGTCACGTTCAGCACGCTTGCGTGTATTTTCGGCATCCGCGAGCGCACGCATGAATTTGTCACGGTAGTCGTCACGCTCTCCGCGCAAGGCTTCGATTTCATCAAAACTTGCTTCCGCCGCGTCAAAATCGATCTCGTCGCCTTCGGCTGCGAGTTCATCAAGGCTTTGTAGTTCTTCGTCTTTGTCAGACATCAGTCTTCCCTTTACGAGCGGTCAACAATCATTTTGCCGACCAGCTTTGCGGTGTAGTTCACGATTGGCACGATGCGCCCATAATTTAGCCGTGTTGGACCAATCACCCCAACGGCGCCAATGATCTTTTTGTCGGCGTTCATATAAGGGGAAACGACCAGAGATGAACCCGAAAGTGAGAACAATTTGTTCTCTGAGCCAATAAAAATGCGCACCCCTTCGCCTTCTTCTGCCAGATCAAGGAATTGTGCAATGTCGCGCTTGCGCTCCAAGTCATCGAAAAGGGTACGGATGCGGGCCAGATCGGCCTCATCCCCGCCCTCGCCCAGCAGATTGCCGCGCCCACGTACGATCAAACGTTCGGTCGATTCGCCTTCGTTTTCCCAAAGCACAACGCCGTTTTCGACAAGTTCGGCGGCAAGGGCGTTAATTTCCTGACGTCGCGTTTTGATTTCACGCGAAATCACGGCGCTGAGGTCAGACAGCGTATGACCGGCAGCGATGGCGTTAAGGAAATTCGCGGCCTCGCGCATGGACGACGGGGTTTGGCCAAGCGGCGGCGTAAAGACGCGGTTTTCCACATGCCCGTCACCAAAGACCAGCACGACAAGGGCGCGGTCGGCAGAGAGCGACACAAACTCGATATGTTTAATGGGTGCTTCGTGTTTGGGCGTCAGCACAAGACTGGCACCATGCGTCACGCCCGACAGTGCCTGCCCAATCTGATCAAGAACGGACGTCACATCCTGGTTGTTTGACGTCAGGGTGCGGTCGATCTTTTCGCGATCCTGGCCATCCAGATCACCAACTTCGAGCAGGCCATCCACGAAAAGACGCAGACCAAGCTGCGTGGGAATGCGGCCAGCGCTGACGTGCGGGCTCCCCAACAGACCCAGATATTCTAGGTCCTGCATCACGTTACGGATCGTAGCGGCGCTGACCTGTTCCGAAAAATCGCGCGTGAGCGTGCGCGACCCGACAGGGGCGCCACTTTCGAGGTACCCTTCGACCACGCGACGAAACACCTCGCGCGAGCGCGTGTTCATTTCGTCAAGATTTGGTGATTGTTCAGTCATTGGGTCCACTGGCAAGGCGTGCCAATTAAAACGAAGTTTGCGGTAGCGTCAATCGGGGTTGGATTTCATATGTGGGCAGCGTATGCCGCTGATGCAACCGATAGGAGGAAACCCGATGCGTCCATCTGGCCGTCAAACGAACGAAATGCGTGAAATCTCTATTGAGACAAACGTAACGATGCATGCGGAAGGTTCTTGTCTGATAAAGTGCGGCAACACCCACGTGTTATGCACTGCAACCATTGATGAGCGTGTGCCCCCGTTCCTGAAAAACTCTGGCTTGGGCTGGGTGACAGCCGAATACGGGATGCTGCCACGTGCGACAAACACGCGGATGCGCCGTGAAGCCAAAAACGGGCAATCCGGGCGGACACAGGAAATTCAGCGCTTGATTGGCCGGTCATTGCGCGCGGGTGTGGATCGTGTGGCACTGGGTGAGCGTCAGATTGTTGTCGATTGTGATGTGATCCAAGCCGATGGCGGGACACGCTGTGCGTCGATCACCGGTGGATGGGTAGCCTTGAAGCTGGCGGTGCAGAAACTCATGAAAACCGGTGATGTGCTTAGCGATCCGTTGATTGATCCGGTCGCGGCGATTTCTTGCGGCGTTTATGCGGGCCAGGAAGTGCTGGATCTGGATTATCCGGAAGATAGCGAAGCCGGTGTTGATGGGAATTTCGTGATGACCGGTGGAAAGCTAATCGAGGTGCAGATGTCAGCGGAAGGATCGACATATACGCGTGCGCAGATGGATGCCTTGCTTGATCTGGCTGAAAAAGGCGTGGCGGAGCTGACTGTGGCACAAATGGCGGCTGTGGCCTGATGCGGCGGTTTGACGGCAAAGAGTTGGTTATCGCGACCCACAACCAAGGGAAACTGGAAGAGATCGCCGATCTTTTGCAGCCCTATGGGGTGTCTTTGACGTCAAACGCGGATCATGGACTGCCAGAGCCCGAGGAGACGGAAACCACCTTTGTCGGGAACGCACGGATCAAGGCGCATGCAGCGGCAAAGGCCACGGGCTTGCCCGCCCTGTCCGATGATAGCGGGATTGAGATTGACGCACTTGGCGGCGCGCCCGGTGTCTATACCGCCGATTGGGCAGAAACGCCACATGGCCGCGATTTCAAAATGGCGATGGAGCGGAGTTGGGCCGAGTTAGAGTCTGTTTCTGCGCCATTTCCGCGTGCGGCGCGGTTCTGCTGTACCTTGGTGCTCGCGTGGCCGGATGGCCATGATGAGGTGTTTCCCGGTGTGATGCCCGGCCAGATTGTTTGGCCTATGCGCGGGGATCATGGGCATGGGTATGATCCGATTTTTCAGCCTGACGGTTATGACATCACCTTTGGTGAAATGGATCGCTGGGAGAAGAACAAGATCAGCCACCGTGCCGATGCTTTTGCCAAGCTGATCAAGGGTTGTTTTGCCTAAGATGGAAGATTGGGAGCATGGGGGCTTTGGCCTTTATATCCATTGGCCGTTTTGTCAGGCGAAGTGCCCCTATTGTGATTTCAACAGTCATGTCGTCGCCCAGATAGATCAAAGGGCGTGGGCCGAGGCCTATCTGAGCGAGATTGACCGTGTCGGGGCCGAGACCGAAGGGCGCGTGCTACGCTCAGTTTTTTGGTGGGGGCACGCCAAGCTTGATGGATCCAGCAGTTGTTGATGCGATCCTGACGAAAGTGCGCGCAACCTGGCCTATTGCCAATGATATTGAGGTGACGTTGGAGGCCAATCCGACCTCTGTCGAGGCGGGCCGGTTTGCGGGTTATCGTGATGCGGGGGTGAACCGTGTGTCCATGGGGATTCAAGCGCTAAACGATGCCGATTTGAAAGCCTTGGGTCGTTTGCATACCGCAGATGAAGCCATGCGGGCCTTTGAAATCGCGCGAGACGTTTTTTCCCGGGTGAGTTTTGATCTGATTTACGCCCGACAAGGGCAGTCAATTGCGGATTGGACGGCTGAATTACGGCAAGCGCTGGGTTTGGCGGTTGATCATCTATCACTTTATCAGCTGACGATCGAAGACGGCACCGCATTTGGCGATCGCTATGCGGCAGGCAAGCTGCGCGGATTGCCGGATGACGATGTGTCGGCGGATATGTTTGCAGCGACCCAAGAGATTTGCGGCGATGCGGGGTTTGCAGGCTATGAAGTGTCAAATCATGCGCGGGCGGGCTGTGAGAGTATCCATAACAAGATCTATTGGCGATACGGGGATTATGCGGGCATTGGACCGGGCGCACATGGTCGGTTGACGCTGGGTGGACAGCGCTTTGCGACAGAGGCACCGCGCGCACCTGCGGGTTGGTTGGCGCAGGTACGCAAGACCGGAAATGGGGATTTGGCGCGCGAGGCACTTTCACCCGATGACCAGTTTTCCGAGTTCTTGTTGATGGGGATGAGATTAAGGGAAGGTGTTGATCTCTCGCGGTATTCACAGCTGCAAAGCGAGAAATACTATAACAAGATCAATGGTTTAGTTGATTTGGGTATGGTCGCTTATGACGCGGAGTTCCTGCGACTGACGCCGCAGGGTTACCCTGTTTTGAACGCTGTTTTGCGAGAATTATTAGGCGACTAGCCGCCAGAGAGCGCGCGCAGCAAGTCGTCTAACTGATCGAGTGAATTATACCCGATCACCATTTTGCCGCCTTCGCTTCCTGCGGGATGATCAATTGTGACCTTCATACCCAGCGTTGCAGAAAGCTCATTCTCGATCTGGATGGTGTCTGCGTCTTTAGCATCGGAACCTTTTGAAATCGAACGCTTCTTGGTTGCCGGGCCTTTTTTCACGAGTTTTTCAGTCTCGCGGACAGACAGCCTACGCTGGATAATTTCGCGGGCTAATGCGGCTGCCTGATCATTGCCGACAAGTGC
This window harbors:
- the mutS gene encoding DNA mismatch repair protein MutS produces the protein MTSTKATTTPMMAQYLEIKAAHPDAILFYRMGDFYEMFFDDAVAAAEALDIALTKRGKHDGQDIPMCGVPHHAAEGYFLTLIRKGFRVAVCEQMESPAEAKKRGYKAVVKREVVRLVTPGTLTEDSLLDARRHNFLAAYHSVRDQGALAWVDISTGAFHVMPCSGPQLGPELARLTPREVIVADGAEADWAGIVSDSGATLTTLGAAAFDSVSGEKRLCSVYKVGSLDAFGNFGRAEVGAMSAVAEYLDITQRGNLPLLRPPVQEGQSAAMQIDAATRRSLELSHAMNGGRQGSLLHCIDRTVTAGGARLLERRLASPSCNVDMIAGRLDAVGFLADQARLTEDIRGNLRGVHDMDRALSRLALDRGGPRDMAAIRNTIGQAIALSQRLPDDLPPNLATATQDLTGHEALLDLLDEALIAEPPLLSRDGGFIAPGYDAELDEVRTLRDEGRSVIAGMQADYIEQSGVPSLKIKHNNVLGYFIETTATHAGKMMAAPLSETFIHRQTTANQVRFTTVALSEIETRILNAGGRALEIEKRLYSSLTEAIVAQAGPLGALARALSEIDLNAGLAQLAVTEGWVRPKVDDSRAFEISGGRHPVVEAALQKDGAPFIANDCGLTETPIWLLTGPNMAGKSTFLRQNALLAILAQMGSFVPATGAHIGIVSQLFSRVGASDDLARGRSTFMVEMVETAAILNQADDRALVILDEIGRGTATYDGLSIAWATLEHLHDVNRCRALFATHYHEMSALSAKLDGVDNATVTVKEWEGDVIFLHEVKRGTADRSYGVQVARLAGLPPVVVERAKVVLEALEKGEREGGGAQKAIIDDLPLFSATPAPIQSAPKPSEIEDRLRAVHPDELSPRDALDLIYELRSKL
- a CDS encoding nucleotide exchange factor GrpE, yielding MSDKDEELQSLDELAAEGDEIDFDAAEASFDEIEALRGERDDYRDKFMRALADAENTRKRAERDRREAENYGGSKLARDMLPVYDNLRRALQSSAEAEQEANKALLEGVELTMRELISVFKKHGIDPITPEVGDKFDPQMHQAMFEAPVPGTKAGEIIQVAAEGFMLHDRLLRPAQVGVSSMPAS
- the hrcA gene encoding heat-inducible transcriptional repressor HrcA, encoding MTEQSPNLDEMNTRSREVFRRVVEGYLESGAPVGSRTLTRDFSEQVSAATIRNVMQDLEYLGLLGSPHVSAGRIPTQLGLRLFVDGLLEVGDLDGQDREKIDRTLTSNNQDVTSVLDQIGQALSGVTHGASLVLTPKHEAPIKHIEFVSLSADRALVVLVFGDGHVENRVFTPPLGQTPSSMREAANFLNAIAAGHTLSDLSAVISREIKTRRQEINALAAELVENGVVLWENEGESTERLIVRGRGNLLGEGGDEADLARIRTLFDDLERKRDIAQFLDLAEEGEGVRIFIGSENKLFSLSGSSLVVSPYMNADKKIIGAVGVIGPTRLNYGRIVPIVNYTAKLVGKMIVDRS
- the rph gene encoding ribonuclease PH — translated: MRPSGRQTNEMREISIETNVTMHAEGSCLIKCGNTHVLCTATIDERVPPFLKNSGLGWVTAEYGMLPRATNTRMRREAKNGQSGRTQEIQRLIGRSLRAGVDRVALGERQIVVDCDVIQADGGTRCASITGGWVALKLAVQKLMKTGDVLSDPLIDPVAAISCGVYAGQEVLDLDYPEDSEAGVDGNFVMTGGKLIEVQMSAEGSTYTRAQMDALLDLAEKGVAELTVAQMAAVA
- the rdgB gene encoding RdgB/HAM1 family non-canonical purine NTP pyrophosphatase, whose product is MRRFDGKELVIATHNQGKLEEIADLLQPYGVSLTSNADHGLPEPEETETTFVGNARIKAHAAAKATGLPALSDDSGIEIDALGGAPGVYTADWAETPHGRDFKMAMERSWAELESVSAPFPRAARFCCTLVLAWPDGHDEVFPGVMPGQIVWPMRGDHGHGYDPIFQPDGYDITFGEMDRWEKNKISHRADAFAKLIKGCFA